In a single window of the Pseudoxanthomonas sp. F37 genome:
- a CDS encoding oligopeptide:H+ symporter, with amino-acid sequence MSTTAEASQGRMPRQIPYIIGNEACERFSFYGMRNILVPFLISSVLLAYLPEAERDGKAKDIFHTFVIGVYFFPLLGGWLSDRFFGKYNTVLWLSLVYCAGHACLAIFEENRTGFYTGLFLIALGSGGIKPLVSAFVGDQFDQSNKDKAKVVYDAFYWTINFGSFFASLLMPIFLRNHGPSVAFGIPGILMFLATVIFWAGRKKYVHVPPSPPDPDSFLNVVRSALTGPAPGKGAGTMLATAGVVLAAASLALIPSMGFVKAVLIGLGVLMGLVGVGASMQLDRARARHSDAAIEGVRSVLRILIVFALVTPFWSLFDQKASTWVLQGQAMHIPHEAWWWPSWLVVTAGQMQALNPIMVMLLIPFNNLVLYPLLRRMGYEPTALRRMGFGIAFSGLAWIVAGVIQLWLDGGDPVTLAWQILPYLLLTFGEVLVSATGLEFAYSQAPRAMKGVIMSFWLLSVSYGNLWVLMTNAAIRNESVIGQIASTGLSENAFLMFFFAGFAFVAALAFALYARTYPMQDNYRTAA; translated from the coding sequence ATGAGCACGACCGCAGAAGCCAGCCAGGGCCGCATGCCCCGCCAGATCCCCTACATCATCGGCAACGAGGCCTGCGAGCGGTTCAGCTTCTACGGGATGCGCAACATCCTGGTGCCGTTCCTGATCAGCTCGGTGCTGCTGGCCTATCTGCCGGAAGCGGAGCGGGACGGCAAGGCGAAGGACATCTTCCACACGTTCGTGATCGGCGTTTATTTCTTCCCGCTGCTCGGCGGGTGGTTATCGGACCGGTTCTTCGGCAAGTACAACACGGTCCTGTGGCTGTCTCTGGTCTACTGCGCCGGTCATGCGTGCCTGGCGATATTCGAGGAGAACCGGACCGGTTTTTACACCGGACTGTTCCTCATCGCGCTGGGCTCGGGCGGCATCAAGCCCCTGGTGTCTGCATTCGTCGGGGACCAGTTCGACCAAAGCAACAAGGACAAGGCGAAGGTGGTCTACGACGCCTTCTATTGGACGATAAATTTCGGCTCGTTCTTTGCATCGCTCCTGATGCCTATCTTCCTCAGGAACCATGGGCCCAGCGTCGCATTCGGCATCCCCGGCATCCTGATGTTCTTGGCAACGGTGATCTTCTGGGCCGGGCGCAAGAAGTACGTCCATGTGCCGCCTTCGCCTCCCGACCCGGATTCGTTCCTCAATGTGGTGCGCAGCGCGCTCACCGGCCCGGCACCGGGGAAGGGCGCGGGGACGATGTTGGCTACGGCAGGTGTGGTACTGGCGGCCGCGTCGCTCGCGCTCATTCCCTCGATGGGATTCGTGAAGGCGGTACTGATCGGCTTGGGGGTCTTGATGGGCCTGGTTGGCGTAGGCGCCTCGATGCAGCTGGATCGCGCGCGTGCGCGCCATTCCGACGCCGCGATCGAGGGCGTGCGGTCCGTACTCAGGATCCTGATCGTGTTCGCGTTGGTGACACCGTTCTGGTCGCTGTTCGATCAGAAGGCATCCACTTGGGTGCTGCAGGGCCAGGCGATGCATATCCCACATGAAGCCTGGTGGTGGCCCAGCTGGCTGGTGGTAACGGCGGGCCAGATGCAGGCCTTGAATCCCATCATGGTGATGCTGTTGATTCCCTTCAACAATCTGGTGCTGTATCCGCTGCTCCGCAGGATGGGCTACGAGCCAACGGCGCTCCGGCGGATGGGCTTCGGCATTGCGTTCTCCGGCCTTGCCTGGATCGTGGCGGGTGTGATCCAGTTGTGGTTGGACGGTGGCGATCCTGTGACGCTGGCCTGGCAGATCCTGCCCTACCTGCTGCTGACCTTCGGCGAAGTACTGGTGTCGGCGACCGGCCTTGAGTTCGCCTACAGCCAGGCGCCGAGGGCCATGAAGGGCGTCATCATGAGTTTTTGGCTACTGTCGGTTTCGTACGGAAACCTATGGGTCTTGATGACCAATGCGGCTATCCGTAACGAGTCGGTGATCGGGCAGATCGCCAGCACTGGACTGAGCGAGAACGCATTCCTGATGTTCTTCTTCGCAGGGTTCGCTTTCGTGGCGGCACTGGCGTTCGCGCTGTACGCACGCACCTACCCGATGCAGGACAACTACCGCACCGCGGCCTGA
- a CDS encoding M14 family metallopeptidase encodes MLRPLCATLLLALAPLTHAQSALTTVSERSGFIETGRYEEVVALCDAFARQYPKAVRCTTFGTTPEGRPMKALVASTSGALTPEQAQRRGLPVVLVQGGIHAGEIDGKDAGFLALREVLDGKAASGALDTLVWVFVPVFNVDGHERFGAWNRPNQRGPKEMGWRTTAQNYNLNRDYLKADTPEMQAMLQLVQRWDPLVTVDLHATNGAQFEHDISIQVEPVHAGDAGLRTAGLALRTGVIDDLARQGSLPLPYYPSFVVQDDPTSGFEDGVPPPRFSHGYFLLRNRIAMLVETHSWKEYPVRVRITRNTVVSVLEQVARDGASWRAMARQADIAATGLGGRQEPLTYVAAPAARTVDFRGYAYTRTKSEVSGALMTRYDESTPQVWKVPLKDDIRPGIVVQAPGAGYLVPAAEAAWVAAVLKTHGVEYRLLGKPWRGDAEVFRATRSSFGGAPVETHQRLTVEGDWTRESRTTPAGALFVPIAQPKARLVMALLEPKAADSLLAWGRFNNAFERKEYMEDYVAEAVARQMLRDPAVKAEFDRRLREDTAFAESPAARLEFFYRRHPSWDERYQLYPVMRVDAAP; translated from the coding sequence ATGCTGCGACCCCTCTGCGCCACCCTGCTGCTGGCCCTGGCACCCCTGACGCATGCCCAGTCCGCACTGACCACGGTGTCGGAACGGTCGGGCTTCATCGAGACAGGCCGCTACGAGGAAGTCGTGGCCTTGTGCGACGCCTTCGCCCGCCAGTATCCGAAGGCCGTGCGCTGCACCACGTTCGGGACCACGCCCGAAGGCCGCCCGATGAAGGCCCTGGTCGCCTCCACCAGCGGCGCCTTGACGCCGGAGCAGGCGCAGCGGCGCGGCCTGCCGGTGGTGCTGGTCCAGGGCGGCATCCATGCCGGCGAGATCGATGGCAAGGATGCGGGTTTCCTCGCCCTGCGCGAAGTGCTGGATGGCAAGGCGGCGAGCGGTGCGCTCGACACGCTCGTGTGGGTATTCGTGCCTGTGTTCAACGTGGACGGCCACGAGCGGTTCGGCGCTTGGAACCGTCCCAACCAGCGCGGCCCGAAGGAAATGGGCTGGCGCACCACCGCGCAGAACTACAACCTCAACCGCGACTACCTGAAAGCCGACACGCCCGAGATGCAGGCGATGCTGCAGCTGGTGCAGCGCTGGGATCCGCTGGTGACCGTGGACCTGCACGCCACCAATGGCGCGCAGTTCGAGCACGACATCTCGATCCAGGTCGAACCGGTGCATGCCGGCGACGCCGGGCTGCGCACGGCCGGCCTGGCGTTGCGCACCGGCGTCATCGACGATCTGGCCAGGCAGGGATCGCTGCCGCTGCCCTACTACCCTTCCTTCGTGGTGCAGGACGATCCCACCTCGGGCTTCGAGGATGGCGTGCCGCCACCGCGCTTCTCGCATGGCTACTTCCTGCTGCGCAACCGCATCGCGATGCTGGTGGAAACCCATTCCTGGAAGGAGTATCCGGTGCGCGTGCGCATCACCCGCAACACGGTGGTGTCCGTGCTGGAGCAGGTCGCGCGCGACGGCGCGTCATGGCGGGCCATGGCCAGGCAGGCGGACATCGCCGCCACCGGCCTGGGCGGCCGGCAGGAACCGCTGACCTACGTTGCGGCACCCGCGGCGCGCACGGTGGACTTCCGTGGCTACGCCTACACGCGCACCAAGTCGGAGGTGTCCGGCGCCCTGATGACGCGTTACGACGAAAGTACGCCGCAGGTCTGGAAGGTGCCGCTGAAGGACGACATCCGTCCGGGCATCGTGGTCCAGGCGCCGGGCGCGGGCTACCTGGTGCCCGCCGCTGAAGCCGCGTGGGTGGCGGCCGTGCTGAAGACGCATGGCGTGGAGTACCGCCTGCTGGGCAAGCCCTGGCGCGGCGACGCCGAGGTGTTCCGTGCGACCCGGAGCAGTTTCGGCGGCGCCCCGGTGGAAACCCACCAGCGCCTGACCGTGGAAGGCGACTGGACGCGCGAATCCCGCACCACGCCCGCAGGGGCGCTGTTCGTCCCCATCGCCCAGCCCAAGGCACGCCTGGTGATGGCATTGCTGGAGCCGAAGGCAGCGGACTCGTTGCTCGCCTGGGGCCGCTTCAACAACGCCTTCGAACGCAAGGAGTACATGGAGGACTACGTGGCCGAAGCCGTCGCACGCCAGATGCTGCGCGACCCGGCGGTGAAAGCCGAGTTCGACCGTCGGCTGCGCGAAGACACGGCGTTCGCGGAAAGTCCTGCCGCACGCCTGGAGTTCTTCTACCGCCGCCATCCCTCGTGGGACGAGCGCTACCAGCTGTATCCGGTGATGCGGGTGGATGCTGCGCCATAA
- a CDS encoding glutathione S-transferase family protein — protein MAQTLTIIGNYISPYVRKVLVCLELKGIPYRIDPIAPFVGDEDFSRLSPLRRIPVLIDGELVLNDSTVICEYLQDRFPTPPLYPADPVDRAKARWLEEYADSYLGDVVIWRMFFQKGVRRFLFNEGTDEEVVRKAREEELPVALDYLEPRLPGDGWIFGELSVADISIASFFRNAAWVRYQVDPLRWPRTAAFVERTLALPAFARLAAFEDRTLRTPLPDQRAVLAQMGAPLTETTYGNAPPRYGVMRLG, from the coding sequence ATGGCGCAGACGCTGACGATCATCGGCAACTACATCTCGCCATACGTGCGCAAGGTGCTGGTCTGCCTGGAGTTGAAGGGCATTCCCTACCGCATCGATCCCATCGCGCCGTTCGTGGGCGACGAAGACTTCAGCAGGCTCAGCCCGCTGCGTCGCATCCCGGTGCTGATCGATGGCGAGCTGGTGCTCAACGATTCCACCGTCATCTGCGAATACCTGCAGGACCGCTTCCCCACGCCCCCGCTGTATCCCGCCGATCCGGTGGATCGCGCGAAGGCGCGCTGGCTGGAGGAATATGCCGACTCGTATCTCGGCGACGTGGTGATCTGGCGGATGTTCTTCCAGAAAGGCGTGCGCCGCTTCCTGTTCAACGAGGGCACGGACGAGGAAGTCGTGCGCAAGGCGCGCGAAGAGGAACTGCCGGTCGCGCTGGACTATCTGGAACCGCGATTGCCCGGGGACGGCTGGATCTTCGGCGAGTTGTCCGTTGCCGACATCAGCATCGCCAGCTTCTTCCGCAATGCGGCGTGGGTGAGGTACCAGGTCGATCCGCTGCGGTGGCCGCGGACAGCGGCCTTCGTGGAGCGCACGCTGGCCTTGCCGGCCTTCGCCAGGCTGGCCGCATTCGAGGACCGCACGCTGCGCACGCCGCTGCCGGACCAACGCGCCGTGCTTGCGCAGATGGGGGCGCCGCTTACCGAAACGACGTACGGCAATGCGCCACCGCGCTACGGGGTGATGCGGCTGGGGTGA